A genome region from Urocitellus parryii isolate mUroPar1 chromosome X, mUroPar1.hap1, whole genome shotgun sequence includes the following:
- the LOC113195786 gene encoding protein FAM156A/FAM156B-like: MEEEQQWGSSRLPQKKTKLVERRRQQYVKPRAPYQVERKAKSTSSHDTDQERFKCECPYCQKCMGNTSGISTGKKATSCSSSWDKLTQDLSNLTLNPGTTQPPLVQGRLQEREEKSQKQVWWKSKRKFQKLLQE, encoded by the coding sequence ATGGAAGAGGAGCAGCAATGGGGAAGTTCAAGATTAcctcagaagaaaacaaagttagTGGAACGCAGGAGACAGCAATACGTCAAACCCAGAGCACCTTATCAGGTGGAGAGGAAAGCAAAATCCACATCTTCACATGATACAGATCAGGAGAGGTTCAAATGCGAATGTCCCTACTGCCAGAAGTGTATGGGGAACACTTCCGGGATCTCCACAGGAAAGAAAGCAACCTCTTGTTCTTCCTCCTGGGATAAGCTAACGCAAGACCTCAGCAACCTGACCCTCAACCCTGGTACCACCCAGCCCCCTCTTGTCCAAGGAAGGTtacaggaaagggaggagaagagCCAAAAGCAGGTGTGGtggaaaagcaaaaggaagttTCAGAAGCTCCTCCAAGAATAG